One part of the Sphingopyxis sp. PAMC25046 genome encodes these proteins:
- a CDS encoding SulP family inorganic anion transporter — protein MASQALPASSASGFSRDFAASIVVFLVAMPLCMGIAVASGLPPEKGLITGIIGGIVVGAIAGSPLQVSGPAAGLAVIVFELVRTQGMEALGPILLIAGAVQLLAGVMKLGGWFRAISPAVVHGMLAGIGVLIVIGQFHVLFDAKPLASGLENIAAMPGRLLGLNASSPGGAELALLIAGITIGVMVAWEKWRPASMRLVPGALLGVVAGTVISLVMGMNVARVEVPDSILAAITPPTAFASWLTPEIIAAAIAVAFIASAETLLSAAAVDKMHDGPRSDFNKELRAQGVGNMLCGGAGALPMTGVIVRSSANVQAGAVSRRSTIMHGVWILAFVALLPAVMRAMPMATLGAVLVVTGWRLVKLDHARELLKHHGVLPVLIWATTLVLVVAVDLLTGVIVGILFSLVELIPHARRLRLKVDHSDNAEGTRVSLSGAATFVQLPKLEDTLGSIPRDKAVTIDCGQLSGLDHSCAELLRDWVARRKAHGSPTVLLGDDKRLRRLATA, from the coding sequence ATGGCAAGCCAGGCTCTCCCCGCCAGCTCGGCCAGCGGCTTTTCGCGCGATTTCGCGGCGTCGATCGTCGTGTTTCTCGTCGCGATGCCGCTGTGCATGGGCATCGCCGTCGCATCGGGACTCCCGCCGGAAAAAGGCCTGATAACAGGCATTATCGGCGGGATCGTCGTCGGCGCGATCGCCGGTTCTCCCCTCCAGGTCAGCGGCCCCGCCGCCGGCCTCGCGGTGATCGTGTTCGAACTCGTCCGCACGCAAGGCATGGAGGCGCTCGGCCCGATCCTGCTCATCGCGGGCGCGGTCCAGCTCCTCGCCGGTGTGATGAAACTCGGCGGCTGGTTCCGCGCGATTTCGCCCGCGGTCGTGCACGGCATGCTCGCCGGCATCGGCGTGCTGATCGTCATCGGCCAGTTCCACGTCCTGTTCGACGCCAAGCCGCTCGCGAGCGGGCTTGAAAATATCGCCGCGATGCCGGGCCGCCTGCTCGGCCTCAACGCGAGCAGCCCCGGTGGCGCCGAACTCGCACTTTTGATCGCCGGCATCACGATCGGCGTCATGGTGGCGTGGGAAAAATGGCGCCCGGCGTCGATGCGCCTCGTCCCCGGCGCGCTGCTGGGCGTCGTCGCGGGTACGGTGATTTCGCTCGTGATGGGCATGAATGTCGCGCGCGTCGAGGTGCCGGATTCGATCCTCGCCGCGATCACCCCGCCGACGGCCTTTGCCAGCTGGTTGACGCCCGAAATCATCGCCGCCGCGATCGCGGTCGCCTTCATCGCCAGCGCCGAGACATTGCTGTCGGCGGCGGCGGTCGACAAGATGCACGATGGTCCGCGCAGCGATTTCAACAAGGAGCTGCGCGCGCAGGGAGTCGGCAACATGCTGTGCGGCGGCGCGGGCGCCTTGCCGATGACGGGCGTGATCGTCCGCAGCTCGGCGAACGTCCAGGCCGGTGCCGTGTCGCGTCGCTCGACAATCATGCACGGCGTCTGGATTCTCGCGTTCGTCGCATTGCTGCCCGCGGTGATGCGCGCGATGCCGATGGCGACGCTCGGCGCCGTGCTCGTCGTGACCGGCTGGCGGCTGGTCAAGCTCGACCATGCCCGCGAACTGCTCAAGCACCATGGCGTGCTGCCGGTGCTCATCTGGGCGACCACCCTCGTGCTCGTGGTCGCGGTCGACCTGTTGACCGGCGTGATCGTCGGCATCCTCTTCTCGCTCGTCGAACTCATCCCCCATGCGCGCCGCCTGCGGCTCAAGGTGGATCATTCGGACAATGCGGAAGGGACGCGCGTCAGCCTGTCGGGCGCGGCGACCTTCGTCCAGCTTCCCAAGCTGGAAGACACGCTGGGTTCGATCCCGCGCGACAAGGCCGTCACGATCGACTGTGGCCAGCTTTCGGGACTCGACCATAGCTGCGCCGAATTGCTGCGCGACTGGGTCGCACGCCGCAAGGCGCATGGCAGCCCGACGGTGCTGCTGGGCGACGACAAAAGGCTGCGGCGTCTGGCGACTGCCTGA
- the pdhA gene encoding pyruvate dehydrogenase (acetyl-transferring) E1 component subunit alpha, whose protein sequence is MPRDPVPYDATPAELEKFYREMLLIRRFEEKAGQLYGLGLIGGFCHLYIGQEAVAVGLQSALDGDKDSVITGYRDHGHMLAYGIDPKVIMAELTGRQAGISKGKGGSMHMFSVEHKFYGGHGIVGAQVSLGTGLAFAHKYRGDGGVAMAYFGDGAANQGQVYESFNMAELWKLPIIFVIENNQYAMGTSVNRASAEDQLYRRGESFRIPGMQVDGMDVLAVRGAAEAALEWVRAGKGPVLMELKTYRYRGHSMSDPAKYRSREEVQAVRDKSDAIEHLKKLMTDAGVSEDKIKDIDKEIRAVVAESADFAESAPEPELSELYTDVLVEQY, encoded by the coding sequence ATGCCTCGCGATCCTGTCCCATATGACGCGACGCCGGCGGAGCTCGAGAAATTCTACCGCGAAATGCTGCTCATCCGCCGTTTCGAGGAGAAGGCAGGGCAGCTTTACGGTCTCGGCCTGATCGGTGGCTTCTGCCACCTCTATATCGGCCAGGAAGCCGTGGCGGTTGGCCTGCAGTCGGCGCTCGACGGCGACAAGGACAGCGTGATCACCGGCTACCGCGACCATGGCCACATGCTCGCCTATGGCATCGATCCCAAGGTCATCATGGCCGAGTTGACGGGACGCCAGGCCGGCATCTCGAAGGGCAAGGGCGGTTCGATGCACATGTTCAGCGTCGAGCATAAATTCTATGGCGGCCACGGCATCGTCGGCGCACAGGTGTCGCTCGGCACCGGGCTTGCCTTCGCGCACAAGTATCGCGGCGACGGCGGCGTGGCGATGGCCTATTTCGGCGACGGCGCCGCGAACCAGGGGCAGGTCTACGAAAGCTTCAACATGGCCGAGCTGTGGAAGCTGCCGATCATCTTCGTGATCGAGAACAACCAGTACGCCATGGGCACGTCGGTCAACCGCGCGTCGGCCGAGGATCAGCTCTATCGTCGCGGCGAAAGCTTCCGCATTCCGGGCATGCAGGTCGACGGCATGGACGTGCTAGCGGTGCGCGGCGCGGCCGAAGCGGCGCTTGAATGGGTGCGCGCGGGCAAGGGCCCGGTGCTGATGGAGCTCAAGACCTATCGCTATCGCGGCCACTCGATGTCCGACCCCGCCAAATATCGCAGCCGCGAGGAAGTGCAGGCGGTACGCGACAAGTCGGACGCGATCGAGCACCTCAAGAAGCTGATGACCGACGCCGGGGTCAGCGAGGACAAGATCAAGGATATCGACAAGGAAATCCGCGCAGTCGTCGCGGAATCGGCCGACTTTGCCGAAAGCGCGCCCGAACCCGAACTGTCCGAACTTTATACCGACGTGCTGGTGGAGCAATATTGA
- a CDS encoding septum formation initiator family protein codes for MTQRHKFRKSMSRATGPAIAVMVVLAMVGYIIFGPTGLYAWGEYGQSVEKKRVILSELTRKQNELQNRVNLLDRRRVDPDLAEEYVREKLGAYHPDEVIIPMEPEAKR; via the coding sequence ATGACGCAGCGCCACAAATTCCGCAAATCGATGAGCCGGGCTACCGGTCCGGCCATTGCGGTGATGGTCGTGCTGGCGATGGTCGGCTACATCATCTTCGGTCCGACCGGGCTCTATGCCTGGGGCGAATATGGCCAGTCGGTCGAAAAGAAGCGCGTCATCTTAAGCGAGCTCACCAGGAAACAGAACGAACTCCAGAACCGCGTCAACCTGCTCGACCGGCGGCGCGTCGACCCCGATCTCGCCGAAGAATATGTGCGCGAGAAACTGGGCGCCTATCACCCCGACGAGGTGATCATTCCGATGGAGCCCGAGGCGAAGCGCTGA
- a CDS encoding pyruvate dehydrogenase complex E1 component subunit beta produces the protein MAIELKMPALSPTMEEGTLAKWLVKEGDTVKSGDILAEIETDKATMEFEAIDEGTIGQILVAEGTDNVKVGTVIATIAGEGEEAAAPAAAPAPAPAPAEEPKAEAPAPAPAPAAEKPAATERASDPAIPEGTAMVKLTVREALRDAMAEEMRADDRVFVMGEEVAEYQGAYKVTQGLLQEFGASRVVDTPITEYGFAGLGAGAAMGGLKPIIEFMTFNFAMQAIDHIINSAAKTNYMSGGQMRCPIVFRGPNGAAARVGAQHSQNYGPWYASVPGLIVIAPYDAADAKGLMKAAIRTEDPVVFLENELLYGRSFEVPEIEDFVLPIGKARIMRQGSDVTIVSYSIGVGLALEAADQLAGEGIDAEVIDLRTLRPLDTATVLASLKKTNHLVVVEEGWPVCSIASELAMVAMEHGFDDLDAPVMRVCNEDVPLPYANNLEKAALVDTPRVVKAVKAVLNR, from the coding sequence ATGGCCATCGAATTGAAGATGCCGGCGCTGTCGCCGACGATGGAAGAGGGCACGCTCGCCAAGTGGCTCGTCAAGGAAGGCGACACGGTGAAATCGGGCGACATCTTGGCGGAGATCGAGACCGACAAGGCGACGATGGAATTCGAAGCGATCGACGAAGGGACGATCGGCCAGATTCTGGTCGCCGAAGGCACCGACAATGTGAAGGTCGGCACCGTGATCGCGACGATCGCGGGCGAGGGCGAAGAGGCGGCGGCGCCTGCAGCGGCGCCCGCACCTGCGCCCGCTCCGGCCGAAGAGCCCAAGGCCGAAGCACCGGCCCCGGCGCCCGCACCCGCTGCCGAGAAGCCCGCCGCGACCGAGCGCGCTTCCGACCCCGCGATTCCCGAAGGCACCGCGATGGTGAAACTCACCGTTCGCGAAGCGCTGCGCGATGCGATGGCCGAAGAGATGCGGGCGGACGACCGCGTTTTCGTGATGGGCGAGGAAGTCGCCGAATATCAGGGCGCTTACAAGGTCACGCAGGGGCTGCTCCAGGAATTCGGCGCGAGCCGTGTCGTCGATACCCCTATTACCGAATATGGCTTCGCGGGCCTCGGCGCGGGCGCGGCGATGGGCGGGTTGAAGCCGATCATCGAGTTCATGACCTTCAACTTCGCGATGCAGGCGATCGACCACATCATCAACTCGGCGGCGAAGACCAACTATATGTCGGGCGGCCAGATGCGCTGTCCGATCGTCTTCCGCGGCCCCAACGGCGCCGCGGCGCGCGTCGGCGCGCAGCACAGCCAGAATTACGGCCCCTGGTACGCCAGCGTCCCCGGGCTGATCGTGATCGCGCCCTATGACGCCGCCGATGCCAAGGGGCTGATGAAGGCGGCGATCCGTACCGAGGACCCGGTCGTCTTCCTCGAAAACGAGCTGCTCTATGGCCGCAGCTTCGAGGTTCCCGAGATCGAGGATTTCGTCCTGCCGATCGGCAAGGCGCGGATCATGCGGCAGGGCAGCGACGTTACCATTGTCAGCTATTCGATCGGCGTCGGGCTCGCGCTCGAAGCCGCCGACCAGCTGGCGGGCGAGGGGATCGACGCCGAAGTCATCGACCTGCGCACGCTCCGCCCGCTCGACACCGCGACGGTGCTCGCCAGCCTCAAGAAGACGAACCATCTCGTCGTCGTCGAGGAAGGCTGGCCGGTCTGCTCGATCGCCAGCGAGCTTGCGATGGTCGCGATGGAGCATGGCTTCGACGACCTCGACGCGCCGGTCATGCGCGTATGCAACGAGGATGTGCCGCTGCCTTATGCGAATAATCTGGAGAAGGCCGCGCTCGTCGACACGCCGCGCGTCGTGAAGGCGGTAAAGGCGGTCCTCAATCGCTAA
- the cysE gene encoding serine O-acetyltransferase: MFNGLVAYLDSIKARDPAPRSRWEILLYPGLLAVGMHRVAHWLFEARLFFLARFINHLSRFLTAIDIHPGATIGRHLFIDHGFGVVIGETAEIGDNVSIYQGVTLGGTDPANGIGGKRHPTLANDVIVGSGAQILGPVTVNARARVGANAVVTKDVPEGAVMVGIPARSTLLDATEYAREFVPYGTPCSETFDPATQKVELLQCQLEQMQKQLKALLEERELAAIDNEAPRRKGSRTRA, translated from the coding sequence ATGTTCAACGGGCTGGTCGCCTATCTCGATTCGATCAAGGCACGCGATCCCGCACCGCGGTCGCGCTGGGAAATATTGCTCTATCCGGGGCTGCTCGCGGTCGGCATGCACCGCGTCGCGCACTGGCTGTTCGAGGCGCGGCTGTTCTTCCTCGCGCGCTTCATCAATCATTTGTCGCGCTTTCTGACCGCGATCGACATCCATCCGGGTGCGACGATCGGGCGGCATCTCTTCATCGACCATGGCTTCGGCGTCGTGATCGGCGAGACTGCCGAGATCGGCGACAATGTCTCGATCTATCAGGGCGTGACGCTCGGCGGTACCGATCCCGCGAACGGCATCGGCGGCAAGCGCCATCCGACCCTTGCCAATGATGTGATCGTCGGTTCGGGCGCGCAGATACTGGGTCCCGTCACGGTCAACGCGCGAGCGCGCGTCGGCGCCAACGCGGTGGTGACGAAGGATGTGCCCGAGGGCGCGGTGATGGTCGGTATTCCGGCGCGCTCGACCCTGCTCGACGCGACCGAATATGCCCGCGAATTCGTGCCCTATGGTACCCCGTGCAGCGAGACGTTCGACCCCGCGACGCAAAAGGTCGAACTGTTGCAATGCCAGCTTGAGCAGATGCAGAAGCAGCTGAAGGCCTTGCTCGAAGAGCGTGAACTGGCCGCCATCGATAACGAAGCGCCGCGGCGCAAAGGGAGCCGGACCCGCGCCTGA
- a CDS encoding DUF2794 domain-containing protein, with protein sequence MGTVTPLPFNNRTAPLQTGFERPELMRILDLYGRMVAAGHWRDYAMDFHRDAAIFSAFRRAAERPEYRIEKRPALRSRQGMWALVSEAGAILKRGDELSNVLAPVERKLMKLVGD encoded by the coding sequence ATGGGAACGGTCACGCCCCTGCCGTTCAATAATCGGACGGCACCGCTGCAGACTGGCTTCGAACGCCCCGAACTGATGCGCATTCTCGACCTCTATGGCCGCATGGTCGCGGCGGGGCACTGGCGCGACTATGCGATGGATTTCCATCGCGACGCGGCGATCTTCTCGGCCTTTCGCCGCGCTGCCGAGCGCCCCGAATATCGCATCGAAAAACGCCCCGCCTTGCGGAGCCGGCAGGGCATGTGGGCCCTTGTCTCCGAAGCCGGGGCGATTTTGAAGCGCGGGGACGAGCTGTCGAATGTGCTTGCCCCCGTCGAACGCAAGCTGATGAAGCTGGTCGGCGACTGA